Proteins encoded together in one Thermoanaerobaculia bacterium window:
- a CDS encoding PLP-dependent aminotransferase family protein, which yields MKRAGGRLVVPVADRVPPGTPLRAQIYRELRGAILDGRLRPGERLPSTRMLSAEMSVSRNTTEGAYEQLVAEGYLSRRIGAGTFVASCLPARPLGAARAARRAPAVPTRGLSARGRALARCLTCSDPQSVRAFGAGFAALDEFPAALWRRLTARRLRASDPSLLGYGDPAGYPPLREAISRYLSESRGVRCRPEDVIVLTSSLQAISLAARMVLDPDDAVWIENPFFPGAFSALEAAHARLHAIPVDGDGLRVDEGERTADGARLAYVTPSHQYPTGVTMSLERRLALLEWARRSNAWILEDDYDSEFRYEGRPIAAIHGLDRAGRVIYMGTFTKSLFPSIRVAYMVVPPSLAAPFVHARRQIDGHTATIPQAVIADFMNEGHFAAHLRRMRAVYRSRRDALVETLDRELRGRVRVGPAEGGFQLLVRLDPGENDREVARRAAAHGIEATPLSRYTHGSAEPALVLGYSALATDAIRAGVRGLARVLHARRRGSASAVGAGGPSRPGVPTGNAAAIRG from the coding sequence GTGAAGCGCGCGGGCGGGCGTCTCGTCGTCCCCGTCGCCGATCGCGTTCCGCCGGGGACGCCGCTCCGCGCGCAGATCTACCGCGAGCTGCGCGGCGCGATTCTCGACGGCCGGCTGAGGCCGGGGGAGCGCCTCCCGTCCACGCGGATGCTCTCGGCGGAGATGAGCGTCTCGCGGAACACTACCGAGGGTGCCTACGAGCAGCTCGTCGCGGAAGGGTATCTCTCGCGGCGGATCGGCGCCGGGACGTTCGTCGCGTCGTGCCTTCCCGCCCGGCCGCTCGGCGCCGCTCGCGCGGCCCGCCGCGCGCCTGCGGTCCCGACGCGCGGCCTCTCGGCGCGCGGCCGCGCTCTCGCCCGATGCCTCACCTGCAGCGACCCGCAGTCGGTGCGGGCGTTCGGCGCCGGGTTCGCCGCGCTCGACGAGTTTCCGGCCGCCCTCTGGCGCCGGCTCACCGCCCGGCGTCTTCGCGCGTCGGACCCGTCGCTCCTCGGCTACGGCGATCCCGCCGGATATCCGCCTCTGCGCGAGGCGATCTCGCGCTACCTCTCCGAATCGCGCGGCGTGCGCTGCCGGCCGGAAGACGTCATCGTTCTCACGAGCTCGCTCCAGGCGATCAGCCTCGCCGCGCGGATGGTCCTCGATCCGGACGACGCGGTGTGGATCGAGAACCCGTTCTTCCCCGGCGCGTTCTCGGCGCTCGAGGCGGCGCATGCGCGGCTGCACGCGATCCCGGTCGACGGCGACGGATTGCGCGTCGACGAAGGGGAGCGGACCGCGGACGGCGCCCGCCTGGCGTACGTCACGCCTTCGCACCAGTACCCGACCGGCGTGACGATGTCGCTCGAGCGGCGCCTCGCGCTCCTCGAGTGGGCCCGGCGATCGAACGCGTGGATCCTCGAGGACGACTACGACAGCGAGTTCCGGTACGAGGGAAGGCCGATCGCCGCGATCCACGGCCTCGACCGCGCCGGGCGCGTCATCTACATGGGGACGTTCACGAAATCGCTATTCCCGTCGATCCGCGTGGCGTACATGGTCGTGCCTCCGTCGCTCGCCGCCCCGTTCGTCCACGCGCGCCGCCAGATCGACGGACACACGGCCACGATTCCCCAGGCGGTGATCGCCGACTTCATGAACGAGGGCCATTTCGCGGCGCACCTGCGGCGCATGCGGGCGGTCTACCGCTCCCGCCGCGACGCGCTCGTGGAGACGCTCGACCGCGAGCTCCGGGGCCGCGTGCGCGTCGGACCCGCGGAGGGAGGTTTCCAGCTCCTGGTCCGCCTGGATCCGGGCGAGAACGACCGCGAGGTCGCGCGGCGCGCGGCGGCGCACGGGATCGAGGCCACGCCGCTGTCGCGCTACACGCACGGGAGCGCGGAGCCCGCGCTCGTCCTCGGTTACTCGGCTCTCGCGACCGACGCGATCCGAGCGGGCGTGCGCGGACTCGCGCGGGTGCTGCACGCCCGCCGCCGCGGGAGCGCGTCCGCCGTCGGCGCGGGAGGCCCGTCGCGGCCGGGGGTCCCGACGGGAAATGCCGCCGCGATCCGCGGTTAG